A stretch of the Planktothricoides raciborskii GIHE-MW2 genome encodes the following:
- a CDS encoding histidine triad nucleotide-binding protein: MTDSIFAKIIRRELPADIVYEDNLALAFRDKNPQAPVHILVIPKEAIAKLSDAESKDHALMGHLLLTAKRVAEQEGLSEDGYRVVINNGPNGGQTVYHLHLHILGGRQMKWPPG, translated from the coding sequence ATGACTGATAGCATATTTGCTAAAATTATCAGGCGGGAACTGCCCGCTGACATTGTTTATGAGGATAATCTTGCCTTAGCGTTTAGAGACAAAAATCCTCAAGCCCCCGTTCATATTCTGGTTATCCCCAAAGAGGCGATCGCCAAACTATCTGATGCTGAATCCAAAGATCATGCCCTGATGGGACATTTGCTGCTAACGGCGAAACGAGTTGCCGAACAAGAAGGACTAAGCGAAGATGGCTATCGGGTCGTCATTAATAATGGTCCCAACGGTGGACAAACCGTGTATCATCTCCATTTACATATTCTGGGGGGTCGTCAAATGAAATGGCCTCCGGGCTAA
- a CDS encoding CU044_2847 family protein: protein MTVKLTPIQLDDNTVIYIEATEDIDAPETLTTAPVSDDDEEEAAVSKGVKEVKAEFQKQIHDLQKTIFSYTSYTLAAFKQVAVAKIDKVTLEFGVEMGGETGIPYVTKGTAKSNLKIQVECSFNQEQET from the coding sequence ATGACTGTTAAACTCACCCCGATCCAACTGGATGACAACACCGTAATCTATATCGAAGCCACCGAAGATATTGATGCACCAGAAACTTTAACCACTGCCCCGGTTTCTGACGACGACGAGGAGGAAGCGGCAGTCTCCAAAGGAGTCAAAGAAGTTAAAGCAGAATTCCAAAAGCAGATTCACGATTTACAAAAAACCATCTTTTCCTATACCAGCTATACTTTAGCCGCCTTCAAACAAGTTGCTGTAGCCAAGATTGACAAAGTAACTCTAGAGTTTGGGGTCGAGATGGGTGGTGAAACCGGGATTCCTTATGTTACAAAAGGCACCGCCAAAAGCAACCTGAAAATTCAAGTAGAATGTTCTTTTAATCAGGAGCAAGAAACTTAA
- a CDS encoding tetratricopeptide repeat protein, translating into MSRDALVVGISTYQYPKLNKLEAPAKDAEDIAQCLESSLLPFQVKRLPEIVDKENNRLKVGKKTEVSLTQLKQELFKLFKPKGSVITDTGLFYFSGHGLYDQLTEEGYLATSDANPDQGNWGFPLHTLRKLLQDSPVRQQIIWLDCCHSGSLIVLNEANPGKDPDHSRCFIAASRDIEVAYQLVSGSHGVLTDALLEGLDPNRVSGEWIDTLSLSAFVSQYLQKVHPTYPQKPLFINDGQVINLIRTQEKQESESKSDPPPPKTTVGLENIAEIPVWVGRDALIQELKAKLLAPETAPKVLAIIGQGGIGKTSLGVKLLESLGVQLQPPNLTETCVYEKVLYFKVYPGTSFDDVAEFLLRGLDMETVEPLKTPEEKIRNVLEGLTKQRGVVVLDNLEDILHPGSATNPGKALSGEWGQLLNRFVYGNHCSTIMLTSREFPVDLADPRARTGNPDPKLVELLTLVGVSDEAGVEILRLRGSADSEADQQWIAERVKGNTFLLAQLAAIGLESPGYLRQHPELVAEEAEPILQAQLMRQSEAARDLLRQMCVLRTGIDIPGLTFLRLYTDDKEKDDRFGTAVKLEKPGKFTKAELKETAEIVRHLVNSSLVQSRYDKERCEWFYDLHRLIVEYLQTAYQAELPQLMERVYKFYCTGKTVENPKTLEDLRPLLEAQYFAFQLGNYDEASSLLMGKIEKYLEPWGYWSLLKNLCEQILPYITDDTNKRICLQSIGIIYRETGNWDKAEKYFGKSLDSAREHNNKSGIAASLRLLGDIARYRGKWDEAEKHFRQSLEIETELDDRAGMASSWILLGYIAESRGKWDEAEKLYQQYLEVMTELDDRAGIASSRASLGYIEKCRGNWDKAEKLYQQCLDLRTELGDRAGMAWSWGQLGDIARYRGNWDKAEELYRKALNLRTELGDRPGMASSWGVLGDIARNRGKWDEAEKLYRQSLDLRTELGDRAGMAETWASLGENELGKGNLDTAEQYLTEALADMENLKMTWHIAETNFDLAKLWRQRGNEEIAQKHYEKSHQLYEKLGAMKDLERIERDWRETGFLI; encoded by the coding sequence ATGAGTCGAGATGCGCTGGTGGTGGGGATTAGCACCTATCAATATCCAAAATTAAACAAGCTAGAGGCACCCGCAAAGGATGCTGAAGACATTGCTCAATGTCTAGAGTCTAGTTTATTGCCGTTCCAAGTGAAACGACTGCCAGAGATTGTCGATAAAGAGAATAATAGGCTGAAGGTTGGGAAAAAAACTGAAGTTTCTCTGACTCAACTTAAACAAGAACTATTTAAACTATTTAAACCCAAAGGGAGCGTAATTACCGACACGGGGCTATTTTATTTTTCTGGACATGGTTTATATGATCAACTCACGGAAGAAGGATATCTCGCCACCAGTGATGCTAATCCAGATCAGGGAAATTGGGGGTTTCCATTACATACTCTACGCAAGTTACTACAAGATAGTCCAGTTCGTCAGCAAATTATTTGGTTAGATTGTTGTCATAGTGGTAGCTTAATCGTACTGAATGAAGCCAACCCCGGAAAAGACCCGGATCATAGTCGCTGTTTTATTGCCGCATCTAGGGATATTGAGGTGGCATATCAGTTAGTGAGTGGATCGCATGGGGTGTTGACGGATGCGTTGTTGGAAGGATTAGATCCAAATCGCGTTTCCGGGGAATGGATTGATACCTTGTCTCTCAGCGCATTTGTAAGTCAATATCTGCAAAAGGTGCATCCAACTTATCCGCAGAAACCGCTTTTTATCAATGATGGGCAAGTTATTAATTTGATTCGGACGCAAGAGAAACAGGAGTCTGAGAGCAAAAGCGATCCGCCACCACCTAAAACCACAGTGGGCTTAGAAAATATCGCCGAAATTCCCGTATGGGTGGGACGGGATGCCCTAATCCAAGAGTTAAAAGCCAAATTACTCGCACCGGAAACCGCCCCGAAAGTGCTGGCGATTATTGGGCAAGGGGGTATCGGTAAAACCAGTTTAGGGGTGAAGTTGTTGGAAAGTTTGGGGGTGCAGTTGCAACCGCCAAACCTCACCGAAACCTGTGTTTATGAAAAAGTTCTCTATTTTAAAGTGTATCCAGGGACGAGTTTTGATGATGTGGCGGAGTTTCTGCTGCGCGGGTTGGACATGGAAACCGTGGAACCGTTGAAAACTCCAGAGGAAAAAATCCGCAATGTCCTGGAGGGGTTGACGAAACAGCGCGGAGTTGTGGTTTTGGATAACTTAGAAGATATTTTACACCCAGGATCGGCTACGAATCCGGGGAAAGCCCTGTCTGGGGAATGGGGACAATTGCTCAATCGCTTTGTCTATGGCAATCATTGCTCAACGATTATGCTCACCAGTCGGGAATTTCCGGTAGATTTGGCTGACCCCCGTGCGCGGACTGGGAACCCTGACCCGAAATTGGTCGAGTTGCTGACTTTGGTGGGGGTTAGCGATGAAGCTGGGGTGGAAATTTTGCGGCTGCGTGGGTCTGCCGATAGTGAAGCAGACCAGCAATGGATTGCGGAACGAGTCAAAGGCAATACATTTTTATTAGCTCAATTAGCGGCGATTGGTTTAGAAAGTCCGGGGTATTTGCGACAACATCCCGAACTGGTGGCAGAGGAGGCAGAACCGATTCTACAAGCGCAACTGATGCGGCAAAGTGAGGCAGCACGGGATTTGTTGCGGCAAATGTGCGTGTTGCGGACGGGGATTGATATCCCAGGATTAACGTTTTTGCGCCTTTATACCGATGACAAGGAAAAAGACGATCGCTTTGGAACAGCAGTAAAGTTAGAAAAACCAGGAAAATTTACCAAAGCAGAACTGAAAGAAACTGCGGAAATTGTCCGGCATTTGGTGAATAGTTCTTTGGTGCAGAGTCGCTATGATAAGGAACGGTGTGAATGGTTTTATGACCTGCATCGTTTGATTGTGGAATATCTGCAAACGGCATATCAGGCAGAGTTGCCGCAACTGATGGAACGGGTTTATAAGTTTTACTGCACTGGGAAAACAGTCGAAAATCCCAAAACTCTGGAAGATTTGCGCCCACTTTTAGAAGCCCAGTATTTTGCTTTTCAGTTGGGGAATTATGATGAAGCCTCTAGTTTATTGATGGGAAAAATAGAGAAATATCTCGAACCTTGGGGATATTGGAGTTTATTAAAAAACCTATGCGAACAAATTTTGCCATATATTACAGATGACACAAATAAACGAATTTGTCTGCAATCAATTGGAATCATATACCGAGAGACGGGTAACTGGGATAAAGCCGAAAAATATTTTGGTAAATCCTTAGATAGCGCAAGAGAGCATAATAATAAAAGCGGTATTGCTGCATCATTACGACTCTTGGGAGATATCGCCCGATATCGCGGCAAATGGGATGAAGCGGAGAAACACTTTCGGCAATCTTTGGAAATAGAAACCGAATTGGACGATCGCGCTGGGATGGCTTCGAGTTGGATACTCTTGGGATATATCGCCGAAAGTCGCGGCAAATGGGATGAAGCGGAGAAACTCTATCAGCAATACTTGGAAGTGATGACCGAATTGGACGATCGCGCTGGGATAGCTTCGAGTCGGGCAAGCTTGGGATATATCGAAAAATGTCGAGGCAATTGGGATAAAGCGGAGAAACTCTATCAGCAATGTTTGGATTTGAGAACCGAGTTGGGCGATCGCGCTGGGATGGCTTGGAGTTGGGGACAATTGGGAGATATCGCCCGATATCGCGGCAATTGGGATAAAGCGGAGGAACTCTATCGGAAAGCTTTGAATTTGAGAACCGAGTTGGGCGATCGCCCTGGGATGGCTTCGAGTTGGGGAGTCTTGGGAGATATCGCCCGAAATCGCGGCAAATGGGATGAAGCGGAGAAACTCTATCGGCAATCTTTGGATCTGAGAACCGAATTGGGCGATCGCGCTGGTATGGCAGAAACTTGGGCAAGCTTAGGAGAAAACGAACTGGGCAAAGGTAATCTCGATACGGCGGAACAATATTTAACCGAAGCTTTAGCCGATATGGAAAACCTGAAAATGACCTGGCATATTGCCGAAACTAATTTTGACTTAGCTAAATTATGGCGTCAGCGAGGCAACGAGGAAATTGCCCAAAAGCATTACGAAAAATCCCATCAACTCTATGAAAAATTAGGGGCGATGAAGGATTTAGAACGGATTGAACGGGACTGGAGAGAAACCGGGTTTCTTATTTGA
- the dxr gene encoding 1-deoxy-D-xylulose-5-phosphate reductoisomerase: MKAITLLGSTGSIGTQTLDIVAQHPDKFRLVGIAAGRNVGLLARQIEQFRPEIAAISDESLLPELREAIAHVDPQPILTAGAEGIKTVAAYGDAEAVVTGIVGCAGLLPTIAAIEAGKDIALANKETLIAGGPVVNPLVEKYGVKLLPADSEHSAIFQCLQGVLDGGLRRIILTASGGAFRDWPVEKLASVKVADALKHPNWSMGRKITVDSATLMNKGLEVIEAHYLFGMDYDDIDIVIHPQSIIHSLIELQDTSVLAQLGWPDMRLPLLYALSWPERIYTDWQRLDLVKAGDLTFREPDHDKYPCMELAYAAGRAGGSMTAVLNAANEQAVALFLDEKIAFLDIPRVIEKTCDRHQGNNCQNPSLDDILAADSWARQAVLEASQDLNKGDRILSLR; the protein is encoded by the coding sequence GTGAAAGCTATTACACTTTTAGGATCCACCGGCTCGATTGGCACTCAAACTTTGGATATTGTGGCGCAACATCCCGATAAATTTCGGTTGGTGGGCATTGCCGCAGGGCGGAATGTGGGCTTGTTGGCGCGGCAAATTGAGCAGTTTCGCCCGGAAATTGCGGCAATTTCCGATGAGTCTTTGTTGCCAGAGTTGCGCGAGGCGATCGCCCATGTTGACCCCCAGCCGATTTTAACCGCAGGGGCAGAAGGGATTAAAACCGTGGCTGCTTACGGGGATGCGGAAGCGGTGGTGACGGGGATTGTCGGTTGCGCGGGGTTACTGCCAACAATTGCGGCGATCGAAGCGGGGAAAGATATTGCTTTGGCGAATAAAGAAACCCTGATTGCTGGTGGGCCGGTGGTGAATCCTTTGGTAGAAAAATATGGGGTAAAATTGCTGCCTGCGGATTCGGAACATTCGGCAATTTTTCAATGTTTGCAAGGGGTGCTGGATGGGGGTTTGCGGCGGATTATTCTTACTGCATCTGGGGGGGCTTTTCGGGATTGGCCGGTGGAAAAATTAGCCTCGGTGAAAGTGGCTGATGCTTTAAAACATCCTAACTGGTCAATGGGGCGAAAAATTACCGTTGATTCTGCTACTTTGATGAATAAAGGTTTAGAGGTAATTGAGGCGCATTATCTGTTTGGGATGGATTACGATGATATTGATATTGTGATTCATCCTCAGAGTATTATTCATTCATTAATTGAGTTGCAAGATACGTCGGTTTTGGCTCAATTGGGTTGGCCGGATATGCGGTTGCCGTTGCTTTATGCTTTGTCTTGGCCAGAGCGAATTTATACGGATTGGCAACGGTTAGATTTAGTTAAAGCCGGTGATTTAACTTTCCGGGAACCTGACCATGATAAGTATCCTTGTATGGAATTAGCTTATGCGGCAGGTCGCGCAGGCGGTTCGATGACGGCGGTTTTAAATGCGGCCAATGAGCAAGCGGTGGCGCTATTTTTAGATGAGAAAATTGCGTTTTTAGATATTCCCCGTGTAATTGAAAAAACCTGCGATCGCCACCAAGGGAATAACTGCCAAAATCCATCTTTAGATGATATTTTAGCAGCAGATAGCTGGGCGCGTCAAGCAGTTTTGGAAGCAAGTCAGGATTTAAATAAGGGCGATCGGATTTTATCCTTGCGTTAA
- a CDS encoding secondary thiamine-phosphate synthase enzyme YjbQ has translation MIHHQHLLKVKTTGKSLIKITPKIQSIVAESGVKTGLCSLFLRHTSASLIIQENADPDVLRDLENFLADLVPENRNYFHSTEGPDDMPAHIRTVLTHSSEQIPINQGYLVLGTWQGIYVWEHRSQGSVRDLVVHISGE, from the coding sequence ATGATTCATCATCAACATTTACTCAAAGTTAAGACTACTGGCAAATCTTTGATTAAAATTACCCCAAAAATTCAGTCAATTGTTGCCGAATCTGGGGTAAAAACAGGCTTATGTAGTTTATTTTTACGCCACACTTCCGCCAGTTTAATTATTCAAGAAAATGCTGATCCTGATGTTTTGCGGGACTTGGAAAATTTTTTGGCGGATTTAGTTCCAGAAAATCGCAATTATTTTCACAGTACCGAAGGCCCTGATGATATGCCAGCCCATATTCGCACGGTTTTAACTCACAGTTCTGAACAAATTCCGATTAATCAAGGTTATTTAGTCTTGGGGACTTGGCAAGGAATTTATGTTTGGGAACATCGATCGCAAGGGTCAGTAAGAGATTTAGTGGTTCATATTTCGGGAGAATAG
- a CDS encoding ABC transporter ATP-binding protein, which yields MNQLSSQTSQTGQTNQTTSLLDPEKKQAIVSLENIFKLYGSGNTEVKALNGVSLTVELGEYCSIMGASGSGKSTAMNIIGCLDRPTSGLYYLDGVNVANLPEADLATIRNRKLGFVFQQFHLLPQMTALENVMLPMVYAGVGNRERRERAEEALMRVGLQNRMNNKPNQLSGGQQQRVAIARAIVNRPVLLLADEPTGALDSHTTQEVINIFSELNQSGMTIVMVTHEPEVARCTRRIVWFRDGEIIHSHLTPDDLHQAL from the coding sequence ATGAATCAACTATCAAGTCAAACAAGTCAAACAGGTCAAACAAATCAAACCACCTCACTGCTAGATCCAGAAAAAAAACAGGCGATCGTTTCTCTGGAAAATATTTTTAAACTCTATGGCAGTGGCAACACCGAAGTCAAAGCCCTGAATGGCGTCAGTCTCACCGTTGAATTGGGGGAATATTGCTCAATTATGGGGGCATCGGGGTCCGGTAAATCTACTGCCATGAATATCATCGGCTGTTTAGATCGTCCCACCAGTGGTTTATATTATTTAGACGGGGTAAATGTGGCCAATTTACCAGAGGCAGATTTGGCGACAATTAGAAATCGGAAACTGGGATTTGTGTTTCAGCAATTTCATTTGTTACCCCAAATGACGGCCTTAGAAAATGTTATGTTACCGATGGTTTATGCGGGGGTGGGCAATCGAGAACGTCGAGAAAGGGCTGAAGAAGCTTTAATGCGAGTAGGTTTACAAAATCGGATGAATAATAAACCTAACCAACTTTCTGGAGGACAACAACAACGGGTGGCGATCGCCCGGGCGATCGTGAATCGTCCCGTGCTCTTATTAGCGGATGAACCTACGGGGGCTTTAGATTCTCATACTACTCAGGAAGTGATTAATATTTTTTCTGAACTGAATCAGAGTGGGATGACGATTGTGATGGTGACTCACGAACCAGAAGTTGCTCGCTGTACGCGCAGAATTGTTTGGTTTCGCGATGGCGAAATTATTCACTCCCATTTAACTCCTGATGATTTACATCAAGCATTGTAA
- a CDS encoding ABC transporter permease, protein MSVDIFEQIKTATQTLGANKVRTSLTMLGIIIGNAAVIATIGVGSAAKVYVREQIQSLGTNLLFIQSGSRGSRRLNVGSTQKLVLSDAEAIASQVSLVQAVSAELNSSETIRYGNKNFSALIFGTIPDFIQVRNYQVAKGRFITDLDLKRNNQVVAIGSDVAKALFGDQDPIGQKVRIKNVSLEVIGVMESKGTSLGTNYDETAIVPITTMANQIVGRRSPYGLPVSFIFAAVKNEQSMAIAQFQIENLLRLRHKITDEDDFTVRNQQDMLNRLQAISGALTLFLGAVASISLLVAGIGIMNIMLVSVTDRTQEIGLRKAIGASPRDILIQFMIESVILSVMGGAIGTGVAVSGILLVGYFTPFSPGVSIGAIALATGVSGAIGLFFGVVPAQQAAKLDPIVALRTA, encoded by the coding sequence ATGTCCGTAGATATTTTTGAACAAATTAAAACAGCCACGCAAACTCTGGGGGCAAATAAAGTCCGCACCAGCCTAACAATGCTGGGAATTATTATCGGCAATGCGGCGGTAATTGCCACGATTGGGGTGGGTTCAGCGGCTAAAGTTTATGTGCGGGAGCAAATTCAATCTCTGGGGACGAATCTGCTGTTTATTCAGTCTGGAAGTCGCGGGAGTCGAAGATTAAATGTGGGGTCAACCCAAAAATTAGTGTTGTCTGATGCAGAGGCGATCGCCTCTCAGGTGTCGTTAGTTCAGGCAGTTTCGGCAGAGTTAAATAGTTCGGAGACTATTCGCTATGGGAATAAAAATTTTTCGGCGTTAATTTTTGGGACGATTCCCGATTTTATCCAGGTGAGAAATTACCAGGTGGCGAAAGGTCGGTTTATTACAGATTTAGATTTGAAACGAAATAATCAAGTGGTGGCGATCGGGTCTGATGTGGCTAAAGCATTGTTTGGCGACCAAGACCCGATCGGCCAAAAAGTTCGCATCAAAAATGTTAGCTTGGAAGTGATTGGGGTGATGGAATCTAAAGGCACTTCTTTGGGTACTAATTATGATGAAACCGCGATCGTGCCGATTACTACAATGGCTAACCAAATTGTTGGCCGTCGTTCCCCTTATGGACTGCCGGTTTCTTTTATTTTTGCAGCGGTTAAAAATGAACAAAGCATGGCTATAGCACAGTTTCAAATCGAAAACTTGTTGCGGCTGCGTCACAAAATTACCGATGAAGATGATTTTACCGTGCGTAATCAACAAGATATGTTAAATCGATTGCAAGCGATTAGTGGGGCATTGACGCTTTTTTTGGGGGCGGTTGCTAGTATTTCTCTGCTGGTCGCAGGTATTGGCATTATGAATATTATGTTGGTGTCGGTGACAGACCGCACTCAAGAGATTGGTTTACGCAAGGCGATCGGCGCGTCTCCGCGAGATATTTTGATTCAGTTTATGATTGAATCGGTGATTCTGTCGGTGATGGGCGGTGCGATCGGTACAGGAGTCGCCGTTAGTGGGATTTTGTTGGTGGGTTATTTTACGCCCTTTTCCCCAGGGGTTTCTATAGGCGCGATCGCCTTAGCTACAGGAGTTTCTGGGGCGATCGGCTTATTTTTCGGCGTTGTACCTGCCCAACAAGCGGCAAAACTCGATCCCATTGTTGCCTTAAGAACAGCTTAA
- a CDS encoding nucleotide exchange factor GrpE yields MTNLTFNAELRDQLVNELGNLQKERVGLQQELREQKSQSIAAKEELFLEIFDVFDAVEFLLDYMDQHSELSPQFIQRLPKSLSIVQKKLLGVLQRRQVELLELEGTKPDFDFCRVVEREVRSDVEDQTITKIVRRGFRHGDKILRPIEVITSKKES; encoded by the coding sequence ATGACCAATCTAACCTTTAATGCCGAACTGCGAGACCAACTTGTCAACGAATTGGGAAACCTGCAAAAAGAACGAGTCGGACTCCAACAAGAATTACGGGAACAAAAGTCACAATCAATAGCCGCTAAAGAGGAACTGTTTTTAGAGATATTTGATGTTTTTGATGCTGTGGAATTTTTACTCGATTATATGGATCAGCATTCTGAACTTTCTCCTCAATTTATTCAGCGTTTGCCTAAGTCTCTCTCAATTGTGCAAAAGAAATTGCTGGGGGTACTTCAGCGCCGTCAAGTTGAACTTTTAGAACTGGAAGGAACTAAACCTGATTTCGATTTTTGCCGAGTAGTGGAACGAGAAGTGCGATCGGATGTTGAGGATCAAACGATTACTAAAATTGTGCGTCGGGGATTTCGTCATGGGGATAAAATTCTGCGACCGATCGAAGTGATTACTTCTAAAAAAGAATCATAA
- a CDS encoding LysM peptidoglycan-binding domain-containing protein, whose product MKTYLTCPVCDRPKIEGNICPNCETDLSLIRTLTELPELPSVATKSTAIAPWVPIGVAILILLLGISLGAAGNSVYMQQGVQQNQPAVATISPALETGVSPEFPTLNPTQTPVVPSKKSDGESLLCGGFYYKVNRGDSLSRLAEKFYGDGNLWPQIMAANSPLTGRENALAIGEILLVPNLEVNCP is encoded by the coding sequence ATGAAAACTTATCTCACTTGTCCGGTATGCGATCGCCCGAAAATCGAGGGAAATATCTGCCCTAATTGCGAAACTGATTTATCCCTAATTCGCACCCTCACAGAACTGCCAGAATTGCCTTCCGTAGCAACCAAATCAACAGCGATCGCGCCTTGGGTGCCAATTGGGGTCGCAATTCTCATCCTGTTGCTGGGGATAAGTTTAGGTGCAGCGGGAAATTCAGTTTATATGCAGCAAGGTGTGCAGCAAAATCAACCAGCAGTTGCAACTATTTCTCCGGCTTTAGAAACCGGAGTATCCCCGGAATTTCCCACACTTAATCCCACACAAACGCCAGTTGTCCCCTCGAAAAAATCCGACGGAGAATCCCTCCTTTGTGGCGGATTTTATTACAAAGTAAATCGTGGTGATTCTTTATCGCGCCTTGCGGAAAAGTTCTATGGAGATGGAAATTTATGGCCGCAAATTATGGCCGCGAATTCTCCCCTCACTGGTCGCGAAAATGCTTTGGCAATCGGTGAGATATTGCTTGTGCCTAATTTGGAGGTAAATTGTCCATGA